The DNA sequence GAAAAACAATGGAAAATAACTGACGAAGACTGGCGAAATAGAGAAAAATGGGATTTATACTTAGAAGCAAGTCATGACATGATTGAAAAAACAAATACAGATTATGCGCCATGGTTAATTGTTCCAGCAGATCATAAAAAAACAGCAAGAATCGAAGTGTTAAAATATATTATTAAGAAATGTGAAGAAGCACTTTGGGGCGTAAAGCAATATTAAAAACACCCGTCTAATCTTAGATTAGACGGGCTTTTTATAGTTTAGCTTATAACATATGAACAATTGTATTATAAACGAGATGTGCAACTTGAGATTGTTTTTCTAGTTGTTTATTAAGTTCGTCTGTAAATACGATTTGTCCTAATACTACGATTCCGTTCATTCCCATATGTGCAATCATCGGTACGATAATTCTCTTAGTAAGAACATATAATCCACTAAATATTGCACCCATAACGACATAAATAAGTGTATGTTCTGGGTCTGAATGTGCTAATGAAAATATAAATGAACTAACGAGTACTGCTATGATAAAACTTAACCACTTAGGTTTTTTAATCATATTGAAAATTTCACCGAATATAAGTTTACGGAATATTAATTCTTCTAATATTGGTCCGGCAAGAACGATATAAATAATTAATATATGTGATTCTTTTGCGATTTTCATTAATCTTTGTGTATTACCACTTTGAACAGGTTGATTAAATATATAAATATTAATTAACGATGCTATAGCTTGACCAAACATGGCGATAAAAATACCAGCTAATCCCCAAAAAATAACGTAGATCCACTTTTCTTTCGTTTGTTTTTCTAAACGCGTGGGGTTCTTAATGTTTGAATGCATAAACCATAATAGTAAAACTGAAATAATCGCTGTAACGGCCATCCAGGTTAAACTGATTTCAAGTAAATGGATTTTCGATATACCAGAGTCTTTGTATATTGAACTTGGAATAATTGTAATCGTCTGAACAATTCCAAATAATATTAAGGTTGTAATATTGACTGTTAATCGATTAAACTTCATTTCTTAATTCCTCCAAAAATAAACATGTACATATTGTATCTTATTTTAATCGAAAAGAGAAAAGTTTAAGTTATTTTGCTTGTAATTTTGACCAAATTTGATTATTATAAAACTGTAGTTAGCACTTAAAGTTAACGAGTGCTAATATTAATTGAGTCAAGGAGGATTTTATAAATGTTAAAACCATTGGGAGATAGAATTATTATCGAGAAAACAGAAAAAGAACAAACTACAGCAAGCGGGATTGTATTAACAGATTCAGCTAAAGAACAGTCTAACGAAGGTAAAGTTGTAGC is a window from the Mammaliicoccus sp. Marseille-Q6498 genome containing:
- a CDS encoding type II CAAX endopeptidase family protein; translated protein: MKFNRLTVNITTLILFGIVQTITIIPSSIYKDSGISKIHLLEISLTWMAVTAIISVLLLWFMHSNIKNPTRLEKQTKEKWIYVIFWGLAGIFIAMFGQAIASLINIYIFNQPVQSGNTQRLMKIAKESHILIIYIVLAGPILEELIFRKLIFGEIFNMIKKPKWLSFIIAVLVSSFIFSLAHSDPEHTLIYVVMGAIFSGLYVLTKRIIVPMIAHMGMNGIVVLGQIVFTDELNKQLEKQSQVAHLVYNTIVHML